The nucleotide sequence TCGAACCTGAAGTTTGCATTATAGGGGACTTTTAAAAATGAAATTAGTAATAGTCACCGGTATGAGCGGCGCAGGAAAAAGTACATCATTAAAAATGCTGGAAGATCTTGGTTATTATTGTGTAGACAATCTTCCGGTAATGCTGATATCGAAATTTGCGGAGCTTGCTTTTGCACCTAACAGTGAATTGTCAAAGGTTGCAGTAGGAATTGATGTGAGGACCGGACTGGACAATATTAATCTGGCTCTGAATGCACTTTCGGAACAGGGAAATGCCTATGATATACTATTTCTTGATGCAGAAGATGATGTTTTAGTCAAAAGATTTAAGGAGACCAGGAGAGCACATCCTCTTACAGCTCATGGAAGGATAGAAGAAGGCATATCAAGAGAAAGAGGCATGCTTAAATGGCTTAAACAGCATGCCACCTGTATAATAGATACCAGTCATATGCTTACAAGAGAGCTTAAAACGGAGATCGGTGATATTTATTCAAAGAATAAAAATTACGGAAATCTTTTTATAACAGTTCTTTCATTTGGCTATAAGTACGGAATTCCTAATGACGCTGATCTTGTTTTTGATGTGCGTTTTCTGCCTAATCCGTATTACATCGATGAGCTTAAAATGCACACCGGAAATGATAAGGAAGTGCAGGACTATGTTCTTCAGTTCCAGGAAGCAGGAACATTTCTTGATAAGCTTGAGGATATGATACGTTTTCTAATCCCCAACTATGTAATAGAAGGAAAAAATCAGCTTGTTATCGCAATTGGATGCACAGGCGGCAAACATAGGAGTGTTACTCTTGCCAACAAGCTTTATGAGAGGCTCGAGAAAAATGCCAATTATGGCATAAAGATCGAGCACAGAGATATTTATAAGGATTCACTCAGAAGGTAGTTTTAATGTCTTTTTCAACAGATGTAAAAAAGGAAATATCAATGCACATACCAACAGCCAGACATTGTCAGATAGCAGAACTGGCGGCGTTGTTCGAATTTGGAGGAAGGTATTTACCTTCTGAAAAACGTATGGAATTTCAGACTGAGAATTCCCTGGCTGCGAAATTGTACTTTACATTGTTGCAAAAATTATGTACAATACGTTGTGACGTTCAAGTGATACGTGCACATGATGCAGTATATCTTCTGAACATATATGGTGATGATGCTGAAAGAGCTGCAAAAATGCTTAAACTTGCTGAGACAAGGGATAGCGTCAATGAACTGCTTGTTGAAAAAATGTGCTGCAAGCGGTATTTTGTTAGTGGAGCATTTTTAGCTGCGGGTTCGGTAAATAACCCGATGAAATCCTATCATATGGAAATAGTCTGCAGTTCTGAAAATCAGGCGGAGAAACTTGTTGATCTGATAAACAGTTTTGGCGTAGAAAGCAGAATAGTCATCAGAAAAAAATACTTTGTTGTATATCTTAAAGATGGCGGGCAGATCATTGATATGCTCAATATCATGGAAGCACATCAAGCCTTGATGAGTATGGAAAATACCCGTATAGTCAAGGAAATGAGAAATGCAGTTAACAGACGTGTCAATT is from Lachnospiraceae bacterium C1.1 and encodes:
- the whiA gene encoding DNA-binding protein WhiA; amino-acid sequence: MSFSTDVKKEISMHIPTARHCQIAELAALFEFGGRYLPSEKRMEFQTENSLAAKLYFTLLQKLCTIRCDVQVIRAHDAVYLLNIYGDDAERAAKMLKLAETRDSVNELLVEKMCCKRYFVSGAFLAAGSVNNPMKSYHMEIVCSSENQAEKLVDLINSFGVESRIVIRKKYFVVYLKDGGQIIDMLNIMEAHQALMSMENTRIVKEMRNAVNRRVNCETANITKTVNAAVKQVNDIEYIKASGAFMTLSEPLRQLAELRLAHPEASLKELGSLLDANVSKSGVNHRLRRLSEIAENLRKKG
- the rapZ gene encoding RNase adapter RapZ: MKLVIVTGMSGAGKSTSLKMLEDLGYYCVDNLPVMLISKFAELAFAPNSELSKVAVGIDVRTGLDNINLALNALSEQGNAYDILFLDAEDDVLVKRFKETRRAHPLTAHGRIEEGISRERGMLKWLKQHATCIIDTSHMLTRELKTEIGDIYSKNKNYGNLFITVLSFGYKYGIPNDADLVFDVRFLPNPYYIDELKMHTGNDKEVQDYVLQFQEAGTFLDKLEDMIRFLIPNYVIEGKNQLVIAIGCTGGKHRSVTLANKLYERLEKNANYGIKIEHRDIYKDSLRR